GGGTAGCGCGGTGCGGCACGGGCGAACGCGGCGCTCAGGCAGCCGTCGACCTCCCACAGGATGACCGGATCTTCGATCCGCTCGTGCACGTCGTCGAGCGACACGAACTTCAGGTCCACGTGCAGGAGGGGAGGACCGTAGAGGCACACGAGCAGACGCGGCTCGCCGACGTGCTCCCCGGTGAAGCCCGCCAGAAACGAGGGGTCGAGGTCGGCGGCGACCGCCTGCTGCCGGTCGAGGATCTCCGGCCAGGCCGCCGGTTCCACCGCCAGCACGAGGTCGAGGTCGGAGAACTCGTCGATCTCGCCCGCGATGAACGAACCGCCCGCCGCCAGACCGACGACGCCGTCCACACCGGGTATCGCAGCCAGCGCGCGCTCGAGAAATGCCCGGTGCCGGACCGGCATATGGTTGTGTTGACAGGAACTCTCCACCTTACTCGTCGATCCGTTGAAGGGTGCCGGGGCGCCGGGCTACAGTTCGGCGGTGAGGTGGGCGCGGTAGCCCTGGAGTTCGGCGCGTTCTTCCTCAGGTAGCTCCGGGTGGGTGAGGTCGAGTGTGGCGAGCTGGTCGCGCACGAGTTGGGCGACGAGCAGCCGCATCCAGGGCTTCGAGTCGGCGGGGATCGCGTACCACGGCGCCCACGGGCGGGCGGTCGCGTTGATCGCGTCCTCGTAGGCAGCCATGTAGTCGTCCCAGTGCTGCCGTTCCTCGATGTCGGCGCGGTTGAACTTCCAGTTCTTGTCGGGGCGGTCGATGCGGCGGAGGAAGCGGCGGGCCTGCTCGTCCTTCGAGATGTTGAGCCAGAACTTCAGGATCACGGTCCCGTTCCGAGCCAGGTGCCGTTCATGGTCCCGGATCGACTGGTAGCGCTCCTCGCACCGTTCCATGATGGGCAGCCGGCGGGGCAGCTTCTGCCGATCGAGATACTCGGGGTGGACCCGCACGATGAGGACTTCCTCGTAATAGCTGCGGTTGAAGATCCCGATCCGGCCCTTCTCCGGGAGCCGGCGCGTCGTCCGCCACAGGAAGTCGTGTCTCGCCTCCAGGTTGGACGGCGCCTCGAAGGCGTTGATCCGGAAACCCGCGGGGTTCACGCCCGTCATGACCGCCCGCAGCGTCGAATCCTTGCCGGCCGCGTCCATCGCCTGAAAGACCAGCAGCACCGCGTAGTGGCGGTGCGCGTGCAGACGCCGCTGGAGCCGCGAGATCCTGCGTACCGTGCGCTTCAGTTCCTTTCTCATCTCGCGCTCGGAGGGCGCGTCGGGCGGCGGCGCCGTCACCGCGCGGGAGATGTCGAAGTCGCCGTCGTAGCTGATCCTGAACGGACTCTCCGGCGGCGAGAAGTCGATCATGCCAAGCGGGTCGGGGCGCCGGATGTCAGAACCTCGAGCTGCGCAGCCAGGTGTCCGCGCGGACCCAGTAACGGTCGAACTCGCGCCGCGCCTCCTGGGCCTGGGCCGTCTTCTTCTGCGCCTTGAGCGCCTGCGTGAGTCCGAACCAGGCCCAGCCCTGGTTGGGGAGATCTTCGAGCGCGCCGCGGTAGACCTGCTCCGCCTCCCCGGCCCGGTCGTTCTCGAGCAGGAT
The Candidatus Palauibacter polyketidifaciens genome window above contains:
- a CDS encoding PPK2 family polyphosphate kinase, with product MIDFSPPESPFRISYDGDFDISRAVTAPPPDAPSEREMRKELKRTVRRISRLQRRLHAHRHYAVLLVFQAMDAAGKDSTLRAVMTGVNPAGFRINAFEAPSNLEARHDFLWRTTRRLPEKGRIGIFNRSYYEEVLIVRVHPEYLDRQKLPRRLPIMERCEERYQSIRDHERHLARNGTVILKFWLNISKDEQARRFLRRIDRPDKNWKFNRADIEERQHWDDYMAAYEDAINATARPWAPWYAIPADSKPWMRLLVAQLVRDQLATLDLTHPELPEEERAELQGYRAHLTAEL